The Eremothecium cymbalariae DBVPG#7215 chromosome 1, complete sequence DNA segment TGCAAATTATGAGGATGATGCGGATTCAAAGatggatgatgatgatatatttggtgAGACAACGGTTGTTGCAGCAGATTTTGTAATTGTCCAGTAGAAGGTTCACCTGTAGAATTCGAAGACACTGGTCTGGATATCATCGGaggttgttgttgttgttgttgttgttgttgttgttgttgttgttgttgttgttgttgttgttgttgttgttgttgttgttgttgttgttgttgttgttgttgttgttgttgttgttgttgctgttgttgctgttgttgctgttgttgttgttgctgttgttgttgctgctgtggtatcaactgctgctgtaaGGAGGATTGGGTTGTTGTGGCATCAGAGTTTGTAATATTGGCAacatttgaagataaagGATTCGAATTAGACGTGGTAAGGACTGTCGTCAGCGAAGTTGGTCCGGTATTCATGGGAGTACCACTAGACGTGTCATGATTACTTCTATTAAGTATGTTTGCATTAAGCCATTGCTCCTGGCTTCCTTGATCAACATTCATTGGATAGCAGAGGTTACTAACAAACGTCTACCTTTTTAATCTATCAACAACTTATTTGGCAAACTTCCACACAACAAACCGAATCGAAATTTACGATGAAATGACTtggaaattcaaaataaacTGAACTAACACTAGAGAACTAGTTCTATAAATTTAACTGACACCAGACAACTAGttcaaaataatataaacgATTTTTATCAGAACTACTTGATAAGATTATTGATGGCTTTTTTCTATTAATTTGATGGattgaatcaaaaaatatcaatatagaaggaagaaaaaagaaactaaaaaagaaacgatgTAGAGATCTGGCTTGATTGAATTCACTAGATTTAGTAGAATATAACAGAGAACTAGTAATTTGCTAGTAGTTATAATGTACAATTGCATACCTTGGGGCTCGAAACGGTTATCACTAGCTAAATATCAGATTCTGTGCATACGTATGAAGCGGATTAGATATCTATAGGGGATACAGGAATCTGATCTTGCCTACAAATGATGCAAGACGCTTACCAAAAACCCCTATACCGTGAAGACTTCTGACACAGGAAGGTCAAATCCATGAAATCAAGAAATAGCAAGACGGGATAGTGTTATAGCTGGAGTCGGGGGACGCGACAGTGTTCATATTGCTTCATCCAACCAATTGTGCGCATTTTAAGATTTTCGCTACAAAGCTAGGCACTGAGCGATGCGCAGGACAGAAATCAACAAACTAATAGAGGAAGAAGCGAGAGGTAGTAGGATGTAGGGGGTCATGGCGAAGTTTCTCAACTGCGATATTGAATCCTATTAAATCGCGATGATCTCACCCAAATCTAGGCGTTGTATGACCCTAAAAGCATTATATTCTTTACGTACtttgttttttaattcCGCATGGCTAATCTGGCACATTGTAgtaaatcaaaagagcTACTTACAGGTAAGAGAACAGACAATGGAAAAAAGCTTGAATGACTAGCTTGAACTTGTTGTTCAAAAACTATCTATCAGATCCCCGCGGGGCTTGTACATCTAAGACGTGTTCCCTCACGGGATTTAGAGCGCTACGTTTGAATCTGGGTCCCGTAAAATGTCAGCACCATTTCTTTACTAACCAAGAAACCGATTGTTTTGGAAGGAATAATGCTCAAAGCTCAATGCGAACCCTGGATTCCCTCGAGAAAAACTATGAGCACATAGTGTGCCTAGTTTGGAAAAAGGCAGCATATCGAAGAGGCTAGAACACGCACATTTTTAAATGTTACAAAAGATGTGCCTCTATTCGCAGCACTGGTACCAAAAACCCCAAAGTTTTAAGTTACGTCTTCACTGCAAATAATTACCAGTGGAAAAGTTTCACGGTTTGTAATActttgttggaatattAACACGTAATGCTATATGGGTTGGGATTTGAATATGCAAAAATAGCACGTGGCAAAATCTAAACCATTCTATGAAATCAGACATCGTGAAAGTACCCAGCATCCTTTTCATTCTACGTATACCGTTCTTAATCTTGATGGAAAGGCTATTCGTGTTTCCCCTGTTTTCATCCTTCTCTTTCTACTTAACTCTTTTTTACTTGCATTTTCCTTTGTAATCAACATCTTTGCCAGAATAATAGGCGCGCTCTCAGTATGATTATGTCACGAAGATAAAGACCGGAAAGCGAGTATTTACTCGAGGCTCGAGGCTCGAGGCTCGAGCGCGTCcgtttttgcaaaaaagaagcacgtgaaaaaaagaaacaaaactGGAAAAATTTTCGGTTTGGAAAATTAGGTAGACTTGCATATTGACAAGAGATGAGGTAAAAGGGCAATACATACGTTATTATTAGTTGCTAGTTGCTAGTAATTAATATAGAAAGCAGTGGCTCTTGTTGTGTGAAATTGATCTTTAAAGATTAACAGTAGTAAGATTGAACAATAATGTCAACGCAGTTGAACAGCAATCCTGAGATCTTACTACGTAAGAGAAGGAATGCCGATAGAACAAGGCTTGAGAAGCAAGAGTTagccaagaagaagaaggaactAGCAGATAAGCAAAGGCGTCAGAAGAAAGGGAAATTTGTGAGGGCAGAAGCTATAGTTTCTACTAGCATTGCTacagaaagagaaaaggaaagaatCAAAAGGGTATCAAAGTTAGAACATAAGAAGGTTAGAGCTGATGTTTCTCATGTGGCATCAACCAAGGATTTTATCCTTCATGTTACCGAGAgtgctgaagaagaaggagaggATGGTTTAGTAAGGGAAAAGGTCGAATATTTTGGCGAGGAAATTTTACTCTTTATTATCCGAGTGAAGGGTCCAACTGCTGTAAATATTCCACAGAAGGCATTCAAGGTATTGTCGATTCTTAGACTTGTTGAATTAAATACCGGTGTTTTTATTAAGTTGACGAAGGAAGTATTTCCATTATTAAAGATTATAGCGCCTTATGTTGTTATTGGAAGGCCATCTTTGAAATCTATTCGTTCATTGATTCAGAAGAGATCGAGAATTTTGTATCAAAAACCTGACGAGGAACAACCAACGGAGATTGTTCTAAATGATAACAATATTGTTGAGGAGAAGCTAGGAAATGAAGGGATCTTGTGTGTGGAAGATATAATCCATGAAGTCGCAACTATGGGCGAAGCCTTCTCTAAATGTAACCATTTCTTGCTTCCATTCAAGTTAAATCGTGAGGTCAGTGGGTTTACTGCTATGAGCAAGCTACAGAAGTTAAAGCAGAGGGAAATAGATTCGAAGAAGCATAGGCTATCTAATGCTGCAACTGCACCAATCATACAGGTTGACATCGATGTTATGATCGAAAAGCTAAATTAAGCAATTACCCGAGATCCTGACATAGTTTTgtacattatatataaggGAGATCTGGATATACACCAAATACTTCCGAACACTGGAGTTTTCATATAgaatttcaaaacttctcTCAACATGTaatgttgttgttggaacCGTATCAACGGGATGACctttgtatatatattgcgGGTAGTTCTGTGGCAATTGCTTATTCATACCCGGCGGGCCTGAACCGGCGTATCAACAAGAGAGTCACAAGGGGAGTTATAAAATGGATTACTAATgtttacatatataaattatCAATAGATTGAATCGGTTCATATTGGTTCAACATATTAACCAGGATATTCAGGTTACaagtttttttatttgtttgtttgatATAGTGAGTTGCTTCTAACCTTATTCGGATAGCCCTTTGAAATATCGATAGGAAGGTTATGAgttcaacaaagaaagTTGTTGTCCTTCCAGGTGACTATATAGGACAGGAGGTTATCGCAGAAACCATCAAGGTTTTAAATGCAATTCAGGAAGCACGTCCTTCTATAAATTTTGAGTTTGAATACCACTTAATTGGGGGTGCTGCTATTAATGCTACGGGTGCTCCCTTGTCCGACAAGACCATAGAGGCTGCTAAGGCAGCTGATGCTGTTTTATTAGGAGCTGTTGGTGGCCCGGAATGGGATTCTGGTGCGGTGAGACCAGAGCAAGGTTTATTGGCTATCAGGAAAGAGCTAGGACTTTATGCTAATTTAAGACCTTGTAGTTTTATATCCAAATCGTTATTAGGCCTTTCCCCATTAAAGCCAGAAATTGCGCAAGGAACGGACTTTGTGATTCTTCGTGAATTGGTTGGCGGTATATATTTTGGGGAGAGAAAGGAggatgatggtgatggtgtAGCTTGGGATAGTGAAAAGTACACTGTATCTGAGGTTGAAAGAATTACTAGGATGGGTGCGTTCTTAGCGTTGCAGCACGACCCTCCATTGCCTTTATGGTCCTTCGATAAGGCTAATGTTTTAGCTTCTTCCAGGCTATGGAGAAGAACTGTTAATGAAACGATAAAGAGGGAATTCCCTCAGTTATCGGTGCAGCATCAATTAATTGATTCCGCAGCCATGATAATGATCAAAAACCCTAGAAAATTCAACGGTATTGTAATCACCAGTAACATATTTGGAGATATAATCTCTGATGCTGCTTCAGTGATCCCAGGATCTCTTGG contains these protein-coding regions:
- the RLP7 gene encoding Rlp7p (similar to Ashbya gossypii AAL011C) codes for the protein MSTQLNSNPEILLRKRRNADRTRLEKQELAKKKKELADKQRRQKKGKFVRAEAIVSTSIATEREKERIKRVSKLEHKKVRADVSHVASTKDFILHVTESAEEEGEDGLVREKVEYFGEEILLFIIRVKGPTAVNIPQKAFKVLSILRLVELNTGVFIKLTKEVFPLLKIIAPYVVIGRPSLKSIRSLIQKRSRILYQKPDEEQPTEIVLNDNNIVEEKLGNEGILCVEDIIHEVATMGEAFSKCNHFLLPFKLNREVSGFTAMSKLQKLKQREIDSKKHRLSNAATAPIIQVDIDVMIEKLN
- the LEU2 gene encoding 3-isopropylmalate dehydrogenase (similar to Ashbya gossypii AAL012C) translates to MSSTKKVVVLPGDYIGQEVIAETIKVLNAIQEARPSINFEFEYHLIGGAAINATGAPLSDKTIEAAKAADAVLLGAVGGPEWDSGAVRPEQGLLAIRKELGLYANLRPCSFISKSLLGLSPLKPEIAQGTDFVILRELVGGIYFGERKEDDGDGVAWDSEKYTVSEVERITRMGAFLALQHDPPLPLWSFDKANVLASSRLWRRTVNETIKREFPQLSVQHQLIDSAAMIMIKNPRKFNGIVITSNIFGDIISDAASVIPGSLGLLPSASLASEPDKNNAFGLYEPCHGSAPDLEKGQANPIACILSAAMMLKLSLNMVDEGKAIENAVKQVIESGIRTGDLGGNNTTTEVGDAVTHALKKLL